Proteins co-encoded in one Flavivirga eckloniae genomic window:
- a CDS encoding TonB-dependent receptor, protein MKKKAERCDLQSRRIRNILRIMKISVFLFLVTVTSVFANGSYSQNKKMTLNMTNVKLGSVLDAIEEKSEFYFLINKDLIDENSIVSINVTKTKISNILDLLLNKNKIEYVIQDKQIVFIKRELQKMKGVTNQGVTTSDLSVNLETSLVNIKTVQNKIRGKVTDANGVALPGVNVIVKGTSIGAQTDFDGDYSLNVPSDSTILVFSYLGFKTQEVEIANKTLVNISLIEDIAKLEEIVVVGYGGVKRSDLTGSVSSVTQKDIQEIPTNTISNLLQGRAAGVQVTTGDGAPGGGINIRIRGNSTITGSTEPLYIIDGFPVNSDNDDLYVGGGFNEGGDDNKVRANALSFINPADIESIEILKDAAATAIYGSRGSNGVVLITTKGGAIGKTKVSVNYSTGAQTVIKKITTLDGPAWVAGLTEAEINNNIAPADVRYNGSDEFHPLAQNAETHNWQDILYRTALIQDVSVTFSGGTDKTKYFLSGKYYDAEGIMVGSNYEDMQARFNLDQEVGFLNLKSNFLVSHNINNRVPAGAGFNYNVVREALSFSPAINPDWFNDAAGLWYTDPKTSGPNVYTNPLRIIEGIHDEIATNRLLGNVQMDLKLHKTLKLTGSYGIDYSNATRDTYIDRTLTFSGTPNNNGTARINNVISTRTNANTYLTYNQSFGEHNLNGIVGVERVKQVNEFLNVSISDFLADDLRTDNIGGGNSELLGASNGKRQWQTEGYFGRLNYDYQGKYYISLNARYDGSSVFGKNNKWAFFPSLALAWKPTKENFLQNQNVISDFKIRGSIGQTGNGNIDAYSSLGVWSIGPNRYSYGNGELVNGASLSRIQNDNLKWETTTQYNIGFDARFLNGKLGLTFDYYLKDTDDLILDVVIPKSSGFKSSRQNLGALRNSGVELAADYAVFRSKNFSWDVNANATFMSSEATDVGEGTTIDPNTNEPYIEVSEWQRRGGLRLYEGKPAGQIYGFVTEGVFDNQEQADNWPVDMDSNRNNNKAGYWIYKDINGDGIITDDDQQSLGTGQPKMIFGFTHRLKYKALDLSLFFQGTTGGKVVMFYPGDSDDPFYSDFWTPENQDAQVARRGDNGFRHNRFHSRDVQNGNYLRLKNVRLGYTVPTKSISFLSGLNLYMNISNLFTITGYKGYDPDVSSGGTVPFSQGFDTGVYPKAKTFTFGLNANF, encoded by the coding sequence ATGAAAAAAAAAGCAGAGCGGTGTGATCTACAATCGCGCCGTATTAGAAATATCTTGAGAATTATGAAAATATCGGTATTCCTGTTTTTAGTTACAGTTACAAGTGTTTTTGCAAATGGTTCTTATTCCCAGAATAAAAAAATGACCTTAAACATGACGAATGTAAAACTGGGATCTGTACTAGATGCTATTGAAGAAAAGAGTGAATTTTATTTTCTTATCAATAAAGACCTTATCGACGAAAACAGCATTGTTAGCATTAATGTAACAAAGACTAAAATAAGCAATATTTTAGATCTATTATTAAATAAGAACAAAATTGAATACGTCATTCAGGATAAGCAGATTGTTTTCATAAAACGTGAGCTTCAAAAAATGAAAGGTGTTACTAATCAAGGGGTAACAACTAGTGACCTTTCTGTGAATTTAGAAACATCTCTTGTAAACATAAAAACTGTTCAAAATAAAATTAGAGGTAAGGTCACAGATGCCAATGGTGTGGCACTTCCAGGTGTTAATGTTATAGTAAAGGGAACCAGTATAGGAGCACAAACTGACTTTGATGGAGATTACTCTTTAAATGTGCCTAGTGATTCTACTATATTGGTTTTTTCTTATTTAGGTTTTAAGACGCAAGAAGTAGAAATTGCCAATAAAACATTAGTAAATATCTCTTTAATTGAAGACATAGCAAAATTAGAAGAAATTGTTGTTGTGGGTTATGGAGGTGTTAAAAGGAGTGATTTAACAGGTTCCGTTTCATCTGTAACTCAAAAAGACATTCAGGAGATCCCAACGAATACGATTAGTAATTTGCTACAAGGTAGAGCCGCAGGAGTACAAGTAACCACTGGTGATGGAGCACCCGGAGGAGGAATCAATATTAGAATTAGGGGAAATAGTACCATCACTGGATCTACAGAACCTTTGTATATAATAGATGGATTTCCTGTTAATAGTGATAACGATGACCTTTATGTAGGTGGTGGTTTTAATGAAGGAGGAGATGATAATAAAGTACGTGCAAATGCATTATCTTTTATAAACCCTGCCGATATAGAATCCATTGAAATATTAAAAGACGCCGCAGCCACAGCTATTTATGGTAGCAGGGGGTCTAATGGTGTTGTACTTATTACTACTAAAGGAGGCGCTATTGGTAAAACAAAAGTAAGCGTTAATTATTCTACAGGTGCCCAAACTGTTATTAAAAAAATTACCACATTAGATGGACCAGCTTGGGTAGCAGGATTAACAGAGGCAGAAATTAACAACAATATAGCTCCTGCAGATGTAAGGTATAACGGTTCTGACGAGTTTCATCCATTAGCACAAAATGCCGAAACCCATAATTGGCAAGACATTTTATATAGAACAGCATTAATACAAGATGTTTCAGTGACTTTTTCTGGAGGAACAGATAAAACCAAATATTTTTTATCTGGAAAATATTATGATGCTGAAGGTATCATGGTAGGGTCTAACTATGAGGACATGCAAGCGAGATTCAACCTAGATCAAGAAGTAGGTTTTCTTAACCTAAAGAGTAACTTTTTGGTGAGTCACAATATTAATAATAGAGTTCCCGCAGGAGCAGGATTCAATTATAATGTAGTTAGAGAAGCTTTAAGTTTTTCTCCAGCCATTAACCCAGATTGGTTTAATGATGCTGCTGGGCTTTGGTACACAGATCCAAAAACATCTGGGCCAAATGTTTATACCAACCCCCTTAGGATAATTGAAGGAATACACGATGAGATTGCAACCAATCGTCTTTTGGGAAATGTTCAAATGGACTTAAAACTTCATAAAACATTGAAGTTAACAGGAAGTTATGGTATAGATTATTCAAATGCTACAAGAGATACTTATATTGATAGAACATTAACATTCTCAGGAACCCCTAATAACAATGGTACTGCTAGAATTAATAATGTTATATCTACTAGAACTAATGCCAATACCTACCTAACTTACAATCAATCTTTTGGTGAGCATAATTTAAATGGAATTGTTGGTGTAGAAAGAGTTAAACAGGTTAATGAGTTTTTAAATGTTTCTATATCCGATTTTTTAGCAGATGACTTAAGAACAGATAATATTGGAGGTGGAAATTCTGAGCTTCTTGGAGCAAGTAATGGTAAGCGCCAATGGCAAACAGAAGGGTATTTTGGGCGTTTAAATTACGATTATCAAGGTAAATATTATATAAGTCTTAACGCAAGATATGATGGATCCTCGGTATTTGGAAAAAATAATAAGTGGGCATTTTTCCCATCACTTGCATTAGCATGGAAACCTACAAAAGAAAATTTTCTACAAAATCAGAATGTTATTTCAGATTTTAAAATAAGAGGAAGTATTGGTCAGACTGGTAATGGAAATATAGATGCATATAGTTCATTAGGAGTATGGTCAATTGGTCCCAATAGATATAGTTATGGCAACGGAGAGTTAGTAAATGGGGCAAGTTTGTCTCGTATTCAAAATGACAACTTAAAATGGGAAACAACAACTCAATATAATATTGGTTTTGATGCCAGATTTCTTAATGGTAAACTAGGGCTTACTTTTGATTATTATTTAAAGGACACAGATGATTTAATATTGGATGTAGTTATACCTAAAAGTTCAGGTTTTAAGTCATCAAGGCAAAATCTTGGAGCACTAAGAAATTCAGGAGTTGAACTTGCTGCAGATTATGCTGTATTTAGGAGCAAAAATTTTAGTTGGGATGTAAACGCCAATGCAACATTTATGAGTAGTGAGGCTACAGATGTAGGAGAAGGTACTACTATAGATCCAAATACTAATGAGCCATATATTGAAGTTTCAGAATGGCAAAGAAGAGGTGGATTAAGACTTTATGAAGGAAAACCTGCAGGACAAATTTATGGTTTCGTTACCGAAGGTGTTTTTGATAATCAAGAACAAGCAGATAATTGGCCGGTAGATATGGATTCTAATAGAAATAATAATAAAGCAGGATATTGGATATATAAAGACATTAATGGAGATGGTATTATTACAGATGACGATCAACAATCTCTAGGTACTGGCCAGCCAAAAATGATTTTTGGTTTTACCCATCGTCTTAAATATAAAGCTTTAGATTTATCACTATTTTTTCAAGGAACCACAGGAGGAAAAGTTGTCATGTTTTATCCAGGTGATTCAGATGATCCATTTTATTCAGATTTTTGGACACCAGAAAATCAAGATGCGCAAGTAGCAAGAAGAGGTGATAATGGCTTTAGACACAATAGATTTCATAGTAGAGATGTGCAAAACGGAAACTACCTGCGTTTAAAAAATGTACGATTGGGGTATACAGTTCCAACTAAATCCATTAGTTTTTTAAGCGGTCTTAACCTATACATGAATATATCTAATTTATTTACAATTACAGGATATAAAGGATATGATCCCGATGTAAGTTCTGGTGGTACAGTACCATTTAGTCAAGGTTTTGACACAGGAGTATATCCAAAAGCTAAGACATTTACTTTTGGTTTAAATGCTAATTTTTAA
- a CDS encoding RNA polymerase sigma factor, giving the protein MKKDLFILNSDRALVESLKEGKIKAFEKLFNKYSKNLYGFALGYLKSPVEAEGVVQDVFSKVWEKRADLKPEHSFKSYIFTIALNLIKKIFIKRNKIRTYLNSKEKVIDFDQSTLSQIDYNFMMKRVMELVSKMPDRRRETFIKSRFDGLSVKEIAKEMNVSPKTVENQITSALRFIKLNWDFNEPQEKAQIV; this is encoded by the coding sequence ATGAAAAAAGACTTGTTTATTCTAAATAGTGATAGAGCTTTAGTGGAAAGTCTTAAAGAAGGAAAAATAAAAGCATTTGAAAAGTTATTTAATAAATATAGTAAGAACCTATATGGTTTTGCTTTAGGATATTTAAAGTCTCCTGTAGAAGCAGAAGGTGTTGTGCAGGATGTCTTTTCAAAAGTTTGGGAAAAAAGAGCTGATTTAAAACCAGAACATAGTTTCAAATCTTACATTTTTACCATAGCATTAAACTTGATAAAAAAAATATTTATTAAAAGAAATAAAATTCGAACCTATTTAAATTCAAAAGAAAAGGTCATTGATTTTGATCAATCCACTTTAAGTCAAATTGATTATAATTTTATGATGAAACGAGTTATGGAATTGGTTTCTAAAATGCCGGATCGCAGGCGAGAAACATTTATAAAAAGCCGTTTTGATGGACTGTCTGTAAAAGAAATAGCTAAAGAAATGAATGTTAGCCCTAAAACTGTAGAAAACCAAATTACTTCTGCCCTAAGGTTTATCAAGCTCAATTGGGATTTTAACGAACCTCAAGAAAAAGCACAAATAGTATAG
- a CDS encoding FecR family protein has translation MKQNIDRKRIKNYFSGNYDQKDSLYIEKLFSNTEVEEELKAFLEQNWNESHNQYDIPDHDLDHILLRLYEEINQKEQSNSQKNIFIKVWKAYARIAAILILPIAFMCMIYFNVVQEEYTNEDSYVEVSAPLGSRVQFTLPDSSMGWLNSGSKIKYPAKFGKTRDVELTGEAWFDVKKNASKPFNVYASNVNISVLGTQFNVSAYQNEKVDVVLETGKVKLKQLNTSEELEMDPQDRVVINTEDNSVDKTKLEEAYKYSSWKEGKLIFRNDPINEVAKRLSRWYNVSVDIENKNDKDLRLRATFVDEDIEEVLRLLKMSFPIDYKIESREKDENNQFSKRKIVIKVE, from the coding sequence ATGAAACAAAACATTGATAGGAAAAGAATAAAAAACTATTTCTCTGGCAATTATGACCAAAAAGATAGTTTATATATAGAAAAATTGTTTTCAAATACAGAAGTAGAAGAAGAATTGAAAGCATTTCTTGAGCAAAATTGGAATGAATCTCATAACCAATATGATATACCAGACCACGACTTAGATCATATATTACTTAGACTTTATGAGGAAATAAATCAAAAAGAGCAAAGTAACTCACAAAAAAATATCTTCATTAAAGTATGGAAAGCTTATGCTCGCATAGCCGCTATATTAATACTACCTATAGCATTTATGTGCATGATTTATTTTAATGTAGTACAAGAAGAATATACAAATGAAGATTCTTATGTAGAAGTTAGCGCGCCTTTAGGTTCTAGGGTTCAATTCACACTTCCAGATAGTAGTATGGGTTGGTTAAATAGTGGTTCTAAAATTAAATACCCGGCAAAGTTTGGTAAAACCAGAGATGTTGAATTAACTGGTGAGGCTTGGTTTGATGTTAAAAAAAATGCGAGCAAACCTTTTAATGTATATGCCTCTAATGTTAACATCTCTGTTTTAGGAACGCAATTCAATGTTTCAGCCTATCAAAATGAAAAAGTAGATGTTGTTTTAGAAACTGGAAAAGTGAAGTTAAAACAGCTAAATACTAGTGAAGAGTTGGAAATGGATCCACAAGATAGAGTTGTAATAAATACCGAAGATAATAGCGTAGATAAAACAAAACTAGAAGAAGCCTATAAGTATTCTAGTTGGAAAGAAGGTAAACTTATTTTTAGAAACGACCCCATTAATGAAGTCGCAAAAAGATTAAGTAGGTGGTACAATGTATCGGTTGATATCGAGAATAAAAATGATAAAGATTTACGGTTAAGAGCAACATTTGTAGATGAAGATATTGAAGAAGTGCTACGTTTATTAAAGATGAGCTTCCCTATTGATTATAAAATAGAATCGAGAGAGAAAGACGAAAATAATCAATTCAGTAAACGTAAAATAGTAATTAAAGTTGAATGA
- a CDS encoding RagB/SusD family nutrient uptake outer membrane protein, with protein sequence MKKYIYNLFLMLIVVLPIVGCDSYLEEELHDTYGEGNFPTEATVETILNTAHSDIGKAVLNANWMHWAVGFPTPSLHYRYRQVHQRNNLSSWTWNTTRTDPAYFDILEFMWDAVRSSNEIIDKVPDIEMKDTKRQAEIIAEAKFIRAMCYFYAVRLWGGMPIIDKPQGLSDDLYPKRATTTETYAFLTKDLKEAIVDLPTRSEYISRGIPLGHITKGAAKGTLAKAYITMAGKPLEDNSNLTEARTLLEEVINSGEYSLVGVGASNPYELLFDWQNDNNEEFLYAIQKEGPSQNYRGIFGYFTPKHATSGIWTSGEGDKFSKGAGLDGVPPEFVDWYASHDSGPRFQWSIVTEYVLQEDINGFNAGEILRYDAGPDAQGHVGKWRARGAELTGNFNNPNNFPVLRYADILLLHSEVTNELDTPDYSGINAVRERAGLPLLGGLSKEDFRDAVFLERDLELTFEHNMLFDMRRRGLEYTKSKLVGFYNPNQNNYPNSFDIQDIEPHRLLFPYPQRDLESNPNLEQNPGYPR encoded by the coding sequence ATGAAAAAATATATTTATAACCTTTTTTTAATGCTTATAGTTGTTCTCCCAATAGTTGGTTGCGATAGCTACTTAGAAGAAGAACTTCACGATACGTATGGAGAAGGAAATTTTCCAACAGAGGCAACAGTTGAAACGATATTAAATACAGCACACAGTGATATAGGTAAAGCCGTATTAAATGCCAATTGGATGCATTGGGCTGTTGGGTTTCCTACACCATCTTTACATTACAGGTACCGCCAGGTACATCAAAGAAACAACCTGTCATCATGGACATGGAATACAACCCGAACAGACCCTGCTTATTTTGATATATTAGAATTTATGTGGGATGCAGTCAGGTCTTCAAACGAAATAATTGACAAAGTTCCCGATATTGAAATGAAAGACACCAAAAGGCAAGCAGAAATTATTGCTGAAGCTAAATTTATAAGAGCTATGTGTTACTTTTATGCGGTTAGACTTTGGGGTGGCATGCCCATTATAGACAAACCACAAGGACTTAGCGACGATTTGTACCCCAAAAGAGCCACTACCACAGAGACCTATGCGTTCTTAACTAAAGATTTAAAGGAAGCTATTGTTGATTTACCTACTAGAAGTGAATATATTTCTAGAGGCATTCCTTTGGGGCATATAACTAAAGGAGCTGCCAAAGGCACTTTGGCTAAAGCTTACATAACGATGGCTGGGAAACCATTAGAAGATAATTCTAATTTAACAGAAGCAAGGACGTTATTGGAAGAAGTAATCAACTCAGGTGAGTATAGCTTGGTTGGTGTAGGAGCATCAAACCCTTATGAGTTACTTTTTGATTGGCAAAACGACAATAACGAAGAGTTTTTATATGCCATCCAGAAAGAAGGCCCATCCCAAAATTATAGAGGAATATTTGGATATTTCACACCTAAACATGCTACTTCTGGAATATGGACTAGCGGAGAGGGTGACAAATTTTCCAAAGGAGCTGGTCTTGATGGCGTACCTCCAGAATTTGTAGATTGGTATGCTTCTCATGATTCTGGACCAAGATTCCAATGGAGTATTGTTACTGAATATGTTTTACAAGAAGATATAAACGGATTTAACGCTGGTGAAATACTTAGATACGATGCAGGGCCTGATGCACAAGGACATGTAGGAAAATGGAGAGCTCGAGGAGCTGAACTTACAGGGAATTTCAATAACCCGAATAACTTTCCAGTATTACGATATGCAGACATTTTATTATTACATTCTGAAGTTACTAATGAGTTAGATACTCCAGACTATTCAGGAATTAATGCCGTTAGAGAAAGAGCTGGCTTACCACTTTTAGGAGGATTGTCTAAAGAGGATTTTAGAGATGCCGTGTTTTTAGAGCGAGATTTAGAGCTTACTTTTGAACATAATATGTTATTTGATATGCGTAGAAGAGGTTTAGAGTATACAAAGTCAAAACTAGTAGGCTTTTATAACCCTAATCAAAACAATTATCCAAATTCTTTCGACATTCAAGATATTGAACCACATAGGCTATTATTCCCTTATCCACAAAGAGATTTGGAATCTAACCCTAATTTAGAGCAAAATCCTGGATATCCGAGATAA